A genomic stretch from Telmatocola sphagniphila includes:
- a CDS encoding UTP--glucose-1-phosphate uridylyltransferase, protein MKLRQLITSTNPKVRNSSLESACTPLSYTQLLEECADLELFRRNSDNLYDRVRALFFLYAIHRFLLPARKEIKPDGRIPFAGYDKLLSRRFEEAIHAFQELQKSDGLSDGLSSALGAGYYALAFQTLAGQVRKSVRSVPGNRWMFRMGHPADHCLRIRPELLERPSASSPYPILRERTPVRMDLTHSCWSDIFFLGMDYPEGAKVLNVSIDLGVHGRDAEPKPPIEVYLRVIDEPVLRLVSVDLDSSADITELSEVFNFAKDYTGLLKAGVISSGIVPPGLEGSEQKLTDLLAHLVGPGRGLEIVSQVNNIPKGSRLAVSTNLLAGVIAVCMRATRQARSLTGPLEESERRLVAARAILGEWIGGSGGGWQDSGGVWPGIKKIEGTFAVEGDPEFGISRGRLLPQHTVMGERTVPQLTRQQLQDSLVLVHGGMAQNVGPILEMVTEKYLLRGEKEWTARQNALGLFDHIVDSLRQGRIQDLAKATTKNFREPIQQIIPWASNYFTETLISRIEGRLKSQFWGFWMLGGMSGGGMGFIVDPSRKVDAQAILQEEMSKLRRELVHSLPFAMDPVVYDFRINPNGTHAELLEGAQALLSPGYYALCAPLWLKQDIRRMSPLRRDELTRMGAACRSETAMAGVIETLFERLLPKEEKKSIDSNKLEDLLTKFGFDREQHERIRTDLRRGLIGLAQNRLSSTSSIEDVSPRDIIDTRGSLSEHRQKLGRQALERGEVLTVTLAAGAGSRWTQGAGVVKALHPFCKLASRHRTFLEVHLAKARKSAKLFGPAAPVVFTTGYMTHAPIQQYLQQVGNYNYSGEVMLSTGRSVGLRMVPMVRDLRFAWEEVAHQQLDEQKQKMRESIQAALINWARSVGEANDYTDNLPMQCLHPVGHWFEIPNMLRNGVLRDALRKSSQLKYLLIHNIDTLGANLDAGLLGTHIETGKTLSYEVISKRIDDRGGGLARIDGRTRIVEGLALPRQEDEFKLLYYNTLTTWATIDQLLEVFGLHRSDLENETKVAEAVHRLAGRMPTYITLKDVKKRWGHGQEDIFPVCQFEKLWGDMTALTDLDCGFLVVPRMRGQQLKDQAQLDGWLREGSADYIERICDWT, encoded by the coding sequence ATGAAACTCCGCCAACTCATCACTTCCACCAACCCCAAGGTTCGGAATAGCTCTCTCGAATCGGCCTGCACCCCGCTGAGCTATACTCAATTGCTCGAGGAATGCGCCGATCTCGAACTGTTTCGACGGAACTCCGATAACCTTTATGATCGGGTTCGGGCTCTCTTTTTCCTCTACGCAATCCACCGCTTCCTGCTGCCGGCCCGCAAAGAAATCAAGCCGGATGGCCGCATTCCCTTCGCCGGCTACGACAAGTTGCTGTCCCGGCGCTTCGAGGAAGCGATTCACGCATTTCAGGAACTGCAAAAATCGGATGGATTATCCGATGGTCTCAGCAGCGCGCTCGGCGCTGGTTATTACGCCCTGGCCTTTCAAACTCTGGCCGGGCAGGTTCGCAAAAGCGTACGCAGCGTACCGGGAAATCGCTGGATGTTCCGCATGGGCCACCCGGCCGACCACTGTTTGCGCATCCGACCCGAACTGTTAGAACGGCCCTCCGCTTCTTCGCCCTATCCGATTCTTCGCGAACGTACCCCCGTTCGCATGGATCTGACCCACTCCTGCTGGAGTGACATCTTCTTTCTCGGCATGGATTATCCCGAAGGGGCGAAGGTCCTGAACGTCTCCATCGATCTGGGTGTGCATGGCCGGGATGCCGAACCCAAACCGCCTATCGAAGTTTACCTGCGCGTGATCGACGAACCAGTGCTGCGACTGGTCTCGGTCGATCTCGATTCCAGTGCCGACATTACCGAACTCTCCGAAGTTTTTAACTTCGCCAAAGATTACACCGGGCTCCTGAAAGCCGGGGTGATCTCTTCCGGCATCGTGCCGCCGGGCCTGGAAGGTTCGGAGCAAAAGCTCACCGACCTCTTGGCGCATCTGGTCGGGCCGGGGCGCGGTCTGGAAATCGTCAGCCAGGTGAACAACATCCCCAAGGGCTCCCGACTGGCGGTTTCAACCAATCTCCTCGCTGGCGTAATTGCGGTGTGTATGCGGGCAACCCGGCAAGCCCGGTCTTTGACCGGTCCTCTCGAAGAGAGCGAACGGCGATTAGTGGCGGCTCGCGCCATTCTGGGAGAATGGATCGGCGGTTCAGGTGGCGGCTGGCAGGACTCCGGCGGTGTCTGGCCCGGTATCAAGAAGATCGAAGGGACTTTCGCAGTCGAAGGCGATCCGGAATTCGGAATCAGCCGCGGCCGCTTGCTCCCTCAACACACCGTCATGGGTGAGCGAACGGTCCCGCAACTGACTCGTCAACAACTCCAGGACAGTCTGGTGCTGGTCCACGGCGGCATGGCTCAGAACGTCGGCCCCATTCTGGAAATGGTCACCGAAAAATATCTGCTGCGCGGCGAAAAGGAATGGACTGCCCGGCAGAATGCTCTGGGCTTATTCGATCACATCGTCGATTCGCTGCGTCAGGGCCGGATTCAGGATCTCGCCAAAGCCACCACGAAAAACTTCCGCGAACCGATTCAACAGATCATTCCCTGGGCCAGCAACTACTTCACGGAAACTTTGATCTCCCGCATCGAAGGACGTTTGAAAAGTCAGTTCTGGGGCTTCTGGATGCTCGGCGGCATGTCGGGTGGCGGCATGGGCTTCATCGTCGATCCCAGCCGCAAGGTCGATGCGCAGGCAATTCTTCAGGAAGAAATGTCTAAGCTGCGCCGCGAGTTGGTGCACTCGCTGCCTTTTGCCATGGACCCGGTCGTTTACGACTTCCGCATCAATCCGAACGGTACTCATGCGGAACTGCTGGAAGGCGCCCAAGCACTTCTTTCCCCCGGTTATTATGCTCTCTGTGCCCCGCTCTGGTTGAAGCAGGATATTCGCCGCATGTCGCCGTTGCGGCGCGACGAACTGACCCGAATGGGCGCGGCCTGCCGATCTGAAACTGCCATGGCCGGGGTGATCGAGACTCTATTTGAGAGACTGCTCCCCAAGGAAGAAAAGAAGAGCATCGATTCGAACAAACTCGAAGATCTGCTGACGAAATTCGGCTTCGATCGGGAGCAGCACGAGCGAATCCGGACCGATCTCCGCCGGGGCTTGATCGGTCTGGCACAAAATCGTCTTTCCTCGACCTCCTCAATTGAAGACGTCAGCCCCAGAGACATCATCGACACGCGCGGCTCCCTGAGTGAACACCGGCAGAAACTCGGCCGGCAAGCTCTGGAACGCGGCGAAGTTTTAACCGTCACACTCGCCGCCGGAGCCGGCAGCCGTTGGACGCAGGGTGCTGGCGTCGTCAAAGCTTTGCATCCCTTCTGCAAACTGGCCAGCCGGCATCGCACCTTCCTGGAAGTGCATCTGGCGAAAGCCCGTAAATCGGCCAAGCTCTTCGGGCCAGCCGCTCCCGTCGTCTTCACCACCGGTTACATGACTCACGCGCCGATTCAACAGTATCTGCAGCAGGTCGGCAACTACAACTATTCCGGCGAGGTGATGCTCTCGACCGGTCGCAGCGTCGGCCTTCGAATGGTTCCCATGGTCCGCGATTTGCGATTCGCCTGGGAGGAAGTGGCTCACCAGCAGCTGGACGAACAAAAACAGAAGATGCGCGAAAGCATCCAGGCGGCTTTAATCAACTGGGCCCGCAGCGTCGGCGAAGCGAACGACTACACCGACAATCTGCCGATGCAGTGTCTGCATCCGGTCGGTCACTGGTTCGAAATTCCCAATATGCTTCGCAACGGCGTATTGCGCGATGCTCTCCGCAAGTCGTCGCAGTTGAAGTACCTCCTGATTCACAATATCGATACGCTGGGTGCCAATCTGGACGCGGGTCTGCTCGGCACGCATATCGAAACGGGCAAAACGCTGAGCTACGAAGTGATCAGCAAGCGCATCGACGACCGCGGCGGCGGCTTGGCGAGAATCGATGGTCGGACTCGCATTGTGGAAGGGCTGGCGCTTCCCCGGCAGGAAGATGAATTCAAACTGCTCTACTACAACACGCTAACGACCTGGGCAACTATCGATCAACTGCTGGAAGTGTTCGGACTGCACAGAAGCGACCTGGAAAACGAAACCAAAGTCGCCGAGGCCGTGCATCGACTGGCCGGGCGAATGCCAACTTACATCACCTTGAAGGATGTGAAGAAACGCTGGGGCCACGGACAGGAGGATATTTTCCCGGTCTGCCAGTTCGAAAAACTCTGGGGCGACATGACTGCGCTCACCGATCTGGACTGCGGGTTCCTGGTTGTGCCCCGCATGCGCGGCCAGCAATTGAAGGATCAGGCTCAACTGGACGGCTGGCTTCGGGAAGGCAGCGCCGATTACATCGAGCGGATTTGCGATTGGACTTGA
- a CDS encoding sugar phosphate nucleotidyltransferase, whose amino-acid sequence MNIRKAVITAAGRSQRTIPLQTLVDRDGVEKKALEIIVEEAIRCDIEEVCVIVAPGDQTAYLEAAGPYGPQLHFVEQVEPRGYAHALFQAKKFTDNQPFLHLVGDHVYTSQGKLRSAQQLVEVAKREACSVSAVQPTRENMLPFYGTVAARRVPGLNDLYEIENVLEKPTPSEAEQSLLVPGLRAGYYLCLFGMHVLTPVVMQLLEKKLTDLPPGQTPSLSPILAELVEQERFLAMEMKGRRYNLGVKYGLLNAQLALALEGADRENVLTQLVELLAQRGG is encoded by the coding sequence ATGAATATTCGCAAAGCCGTCATCACTGCCGCCGGGCGATCCCAACGCACGATCCCTCTCCAAACCCTCGTTGATCGCGACGGTGTGGAGAAGAAAGCCCTCGAAATTATCGTGGAGGAAGCCATCCGCTGCGATATCGAAGAAGTCTGCGTCATCGTCGCGCCGGGAGATCAGACCGCTTACCTGGAGGCGGCCGGGCCCTACGGACCACAGCTGCATTTCGTCGAACAGGTCGAGCCACGCGGCTATGCTCACGCTCTGTTTCAGGCCAAAAAATTCACCGATAATCAGCCCTTCCTGCATCTGGTCGGCGATCATGTCTACACGTCGCAGGGGAAACTTCGCTCAGCCCAGCAACTCGTGGAAGTGGCCAAGCGCGAAGCCTGCAGCGTCTCGGCCGTGCAACCGACTCGCGAGAATATGCTGCCTTTCTATGGCACGGTGGCGGCCCGCCGCGTGCCCGGCCTGAACGATCTCTACGAAATCGAAAACGTTCTCGAAAAACCGACCCCCAGCGAAGCCGAGCAATCTCTGCTCGTGCCCGGTCTGCGAGCGGGCTACTATCTCTGCCTCTTCGGGATGCATGTTCTTACGCCGGTCGTGATGCAACTGCTCGAGAAAAAGCTGACGGATCTACCGCCCGGCCAGACGCCTTCGCTCTCCCCCATTCTGGCTGAACTGGTGGAACAGGAGCGGTTCCTGGCCATGGAAATGAAAGGCCGACGCTATAACCTGGGCGTCAAATACGGTTTGCTCAACGCCCAACTGGCTCTGGCTCTGGAAGGAGCTGACCGGGAAAACGTGCTGACCCAATTAGTGGAACTCCTGGCCCAGCGAGGCGGCTGA
- a CDS encoding response regulator, with protein sequence MPRILIVDDEPMLRTTMRRMLAPTGYEIEEAEDGHEALKRYRENPAELIICDVFMPEKDGLEVIRSLTAEYESVKVIAISGGGFNGEMDLLSAARHFGAAAILYKPFDQADLLTIVNQFIVPA encoded by the coding sequence ATGCCTAGAATTTTGATTGTCGACGACGAACCAATGCTTCGCACCACGATGCGGCGCATGCTCGCGCCCACCGGCTACGAAATCGAGGAAGCGGAAGATGGCCATGAAGCGCTGAAACGCTACCGCGAGAACCCAGCGGAACTGATCATCTGCGACGTCTTCATGCCAGAGAAGGATGGGCTGGAAGTCATTCGCTCCCTCACGGCGGAATATGAATCCGTAAAAGTGATCGCCATTAGCGGTGGCGGTTTTAACGGCGAAATGGATTTGCTCTCGGCGGCCCGGCATTTTGGGGCAGCCGCCATACTTTACAAGCCGTTCGATCAGGCCGATCTTCTAACGATTGTAAACCAATTTATCGTACCGGCCTGA